A portion of the Natronococcus sp. AD-5 genome contains these proteins:
- a CDS encoding PAS domain-containing sensor histidine kinase: MSTRADANGGNGTFWGDADDDRALRRYRTLVGTIDDGVYQLDEDRNFVAVNDVIVETTGYAREELIGEHVSLILADGDVSAIETEVSNRLEGNGGEIATFELALQTAAGETVPCELRINPLTDDGDFRGTIGVARDLTKPKRRLETFESRETPYESVTGVLDEAGIGVFVLNDEFEVAWADETVEQYFGLDRSAIIGRDKRALVDETIKHKFDDSERVAETVLATYDDNSYVERFECRISADDDRETRWLEHYSKPIESGRYAGGRIELYYDITDRKHSESALRESREEFHSLVDAIEEYAIFRLDPDGRVISWNTGARKIKGYDREEILGEHFSNFYTPEDRAAGVPERNLETATERGSVEDEGWRVRADGSRFWANVTITPVWDADGTHRGYLKVTRDMTDRRERERELESELQRILGRISDAFYAVDDEFRFTLVNDRAEELLQHSEEELLGEHLWDVFPSAAELDEVWDAFQTARDTQEATSYEVYYDTLEFWVEANLYPSETGISVYFRDVTERKEREQYLKDAKAQLEAATEAGAVGTWEWHIDEDRMVTDQSFAQTLGIDRDNTREGISFDQFVTAIHEDDRERIRRRIEETIESCGEYQAEYRVRSADDEIRWVFARGHVECDEDGNAETFPGALTDITERKRAELEAEKQRNQLETLFRVLPVGVVVADEDGSLLRANDTAREIGGGNVFDPESVEAYEKYAAVWEDSGEPVDPEEWTVSRVLRGEEVTEPNIYEITALDGAQRVVMEHGMPVRDERGDVSRAVVTLTDITERREYQRKLEETVEQLEVSNERLEHFAYAASHDLQEPLRMVSTYLQLIENRYGDAFDEDGEEFLEFAIDGADRMRSMIDGLLEYSRIETQGSPLEPTDLENVFDDVLDDVQFRIEESGAEVEVEDLPRVTGDESQLRQLFQNLLHNAIEYSGDAPPKIRVDAERRGGKWIISVHDEGIGIDPDKQDRVFEVFQRLHGRGEHEGMGIGLALSQRIVERHGGEIWVDSEPGEGSTFSFTLPAVDES; encoded by the coding sequence ATGAGTACGCGAGCGGACGCCAATGGTGGCAACGGAACCTTTTGGGGGGATGCCGACGACGATCGGGCGCTTCGGCGGTACCGGACACTCGTCGGTACGATCGACGACGGCGTGTATCAGCTCGACGAGGATCGGAACTTCGTCGCGGTCAACGACGTCATCGTCGAGACGACGGGCTACGCTCGCGAGGAACTCATCGGCGAGCACGTCTCGTTGATTCTGGCCGACGGTGACGTTTCTGCCATCGAAACCGAAGTATCGAACCGACTCGAGGGGAACGGTGGCGAGATCGCAACGTTCGAACTCGCGCTACAGACCGCCGCCGGCGAGACCGTTCCGTGCGAACTTCGGATCAATCCGCTCACGGACGACGGCGATTTCCGGGGAACGATCGGCGTGGCTCGAGACCTCACCAAGCCGAAACGGCGACTGGAAACGTTCGAGTCGAGAGAAACGCCGTACGAATCCGTCACCGGCGTTCTCGACGAGGCCGGCATCGGCGTCTTCGTCCTCAACGACGAGTTCGAGGTCGCGTGGGCGGACGAGACCGTCGAGCAGTACTTCGGACTGGATCGAAGCGCGATCATCGGACGCGACAAACGAGCGCTGGTCGACGAAACGATAAAACACAAATTCGACGATTCCGAGCGAGTCGCCGAAACCGTGCTGGCCACCTACGACGACAATAGCTACGTCGAACGCTTCGAGTGTCGCATCTCGGCGGACGACGATCGGGAAACGCGGTGGCTCGAGCACTACAGCAAACCCATCGAGTCGGGTCGGTACGCCGGCGGTCGGATCGAACTCTACTACGATATCACCGACAGGAAGCACTCCGAAAGCGCCCTCCGGGAGAGCCGAGAGGAATTCCACTCGCTGGTCGATGCCATCGAGGAGTACGCGATCTTCCGGCTGGACCCGGACGGCCGCGTTATCAGCTGGAACACGGGCGCACGGAAGATCAAGGGCTACGACCGCGAGGAGATCCTCGGCGAACACTTCTCGAACTTCTACACGCCGGAGGACCGCGCGGCAGGCGTCCCGGAACGGAACCTCGAGACCGCGACCGAACGAGGTTCCGTCGAGGACGAGGGATGGCGCGTCAGAGCGGACGGATCGCGGTTCTGGGCGAACGTCACCATCACGCCGGTCTGGGACGCCGACGGCACCCATCGGGGGTACCTGAAGGTGACCCGCGACATGACCGATCGACGGGAGCGCGAGCGGGAACTCGAGAGCGAACTTCAGCGCATTCTCGGCAGGATCTCCGACGCGTTCTACGCGGTCGACGACGAGTTCCGGTTCACCCTCGTCAACGACCGCGCCGAGGAACTCCTGCAGCACTCCGAGGAGGAACTGCTCGGCGAACACCTCTGGGATGTCTTCCCCTCCGCCGCCGAACTCGACGAGGTCTGGGACGCCTTCCAGACGGCGCGAGACACGCAGGAAGCGACCAGCTACGAGGTCTACTACGACACGCTCGAGTTCTGGGTCGAAGCGAACCTCTATCCCTCCGAAACCGGCATCTCGGTCTACTTCCGGGACGTCACCGAACGCAAGGAGCGCGAGCAGTACTTGAAAGACGCCAAGGCGCAACTCGAAGCCGCGACCGAGGCCGGTGCGGTCGGCACCTGGGAGTGGCACATCGACGAAGACCGAATGGTCACAGATCAATCGTTCGCCCAAACGCTCGGTATCGACCGTGACAACACTCGGGAGGGCATCTCGTTCGATCAATTCGTCACGGCGATCCACGAGGACGACCGCGAGCGGATCAGACGACGGATCGAGGAAACGATCGAGTCCTGCGGCGAGTACCAGGCCGAGTACCGCGTTCGGAGCGCCGACGACGAGATCCGCTGGGTCTTCGCCCGCGGCCACGTCGAGTGCGACGAGGACGGGAACGCCGAGACGTTCCCCGGCGCGCTCACCGATATCACGGAGCGCAAACGGGCCGAACTCGAGGCCGAAAAGCAACGCAACCAACTCGAGACGCTGTTTCGAGTGCTGCCCGTCGGCGTCGTGGTCGCGGACGAGGACGGATCGCTACTCAGAGCGAACGATACGGCCAGGGAGATCGGGGGCGGCAACGTCTTCGACCCGGAATCCGTCGAAGCGTACGAGAAGTACGCCGCGGTGTGGGAAGACTCCGGCGAACCGGTCGATCCGGAGGAGTGGACGGTGTCTCGGGTGCTTCGAGGCGAGGAGGTCACGGAGCCGAACATTTACGAGATTACCGCGCTCGACGGCGCGCAGCGAGTCGTCATGGAGCACGGAATGCCGGTCAGGGACGAGCGCGGCGACGTGAGTCGTGCGGTCGTGACGCTCACCGACATCACCGAGCGGCGCGAATACCAGCGGAAACTCGAGGAGACGGTCGAGCAACTCGAGGTCTCGAACGAGCGCCTCGAGCACTTCGCGTACGCGGCCTCGCACGACCTCCAGGAGCCGCTACGGATGGTCTCGACCTACCTCCAACTGATCGAGAACCGCTACGGCGACGCGTTCGACGAGGACGGCGAGGAATTCCTGGAGTTCGCCATCGACGGTGCGGATCGGATGCGCAGCATGATCGACGGCCTGCTCGAGTACTCCCGCATCGAAACGCAGGGGAGCCCCCTCGAACCGACCGACCTCGAGAACGTTTTCGATGACGTTCTCGACGACGTTCAGTTCAGGATCGAGGAGAGCGGCGCCGAAGTGGAGGTCGAAGATTTGCCTCGCGTGACCGGCGACGAGAGTCAGTTACGACAGCTGTTTCAGAACTTGCTGCACAACGCGATCGAGTACAGCGGCGACGCTCCGCCGAAAATCCGCGTGGACGCCGAGCGACGGGGCGGGAAGTGGATCATCTCGGTTCACGACGAGGGAATCGGCATCGATCCCGACAAACAGGACCGCGTGTTCGAGGTCTTCCAGCGACTCCACGGCCGCGGGGAGCA
- a CDS encoding aldehyde dehydrogenase family protein: protein MTDDLPLTPDSGWNALYLGGEWSDPGDRESIAVENPYTREEIASVPAGTADDVDEAYESARDAQESWARQPPQRRAGLITAALEFVREHREEIAELLALESGSTAVKSDAEIQTARGMMQEAASYPFRMKGQHAESIVPGKENVVERVPAGVVGVISPWNFPLHLSMRAVAPALAAGNGVVLKPASNTPITGGLLLARIFEAAGVPEGLFSVVPGRGSEIGDEIAGHEIPRVLAFTGSTEIGQGVAKQAASNNALPALELGGNNVHVVTENADLERAVDGGVFGSFLHQGQACISINRHLVHESLYDDYVGMLTDRAANLPTGDPTDGDTIIGPVIDETQRDTVLEFVEETLDSGATLETGGEADGLVVEPTVISDADNDMAAACNEHFGPIAPVIPYSSDEEAIELANDTIHGLSGSVHSEDIAQARTIADGIETGMIHINDQPINDEPHVPFGGTKQSGLGRYNAESILDELTTTKWISVQRESRNYPF from the coding sequence ATGACGGATGATCTTCCGCTGACACCCGATTCGGGCTGGAACGCACTGTATCTCGGGGGCGAATGGAGCGATCCCGGCGACCGGGAGTCGATCGCGGTGGAGAACCCGTACACCCGCGAGGAGATCGCGTCCGTCCCCGCCGGAACGGCCGACGACGTCGACGAGGCGTACGAGTCGGCCCGCGACGCGCAGGAGTCGTGGGCCCGACAGCCGCCACAGCGACGGGCGGGCCTCATCACGGCCGCCCTCGAGTTCGTCCGCGAGCACCGCGAGGAGATCGCGGAGCTGCTCGCGCTCGAGTCCGGCAGCACGGCGGTCAAAAGCGACGCCGAGATCCAGACCGCCCGCGGGATGATGCAAGAGGCCGCGAGCTACCCCTTCCGGATGAAGGGACAGCACGCTGAGTCGATCGTCCCGGGGAAAGAGAACGTCGTCGAACGGGTCCCCGCCGGCGTCGTCGGCGTCATCTCGCCGTGGAACTTCCCGCTTCACCTGTCGATGCGCGCCGTCGCGCCGGCGCTCGCGGCCGGGAACGGCGTCGTGCTCAAGCCCGCCTCGAACACGCCGATCACCGGCGGGCTGCTGCTCGCCCGCATCTTCGAGGCGGCCGGCGTCCCCGAGGGGCTGTTCAGCGTCGTTCCGGGCCGAGGCTCCGAGATCGGCGACGAGATCGCCGGCCACGAGATTCCACGAGTCCTGGCCTTCACCGGCTCGACCGAGATCGGCCAGGGCGTCGCGAAGCAAGCGGCGAGCAACAACGCGCTCCCCGCGCTCGAGCTCGGCGGCAACAACGTCCACGTCGTCACCGAGAACGCCGACCTCGAGCGCGCCGTCGACGGCGGCGTCTTCGGTTCGTTCCTCCACCAGGGGCAGGCCTGTATCTCGATCAACCGCCACCTGGTCCACGAGTCGCTGTACGACGACTACGTCGGGATGCTGACCGACCGGGCGGCGAACCTGCCGACCGGCGATCCGACCGACGGCGACACGATCATCGGCCCGGTCATCGACGAGACCCAGCGCGATACGGTGCTCGAGTTCGTCGAGGAGACCCTCGATTCGGGCGCGACGCTCGAGACCGGCGGCGAGGCGGACGGGCTCGTCGTCGAGCCGACCGTCATCTCCGACGCCGACAACGACATGGCCGCCGCGTGCAACGAGCACTTCGGTCCCATCGCACCCGTCATCCCCTACTCGAGCGACGAGGAGGCGATCGAGCTGGCCAACGACACGATCCACGGGCTATCGGGCTCGGTCCACAGCGAGGATATAGCGCAGGCCCGCACGATCGCCGACGGGATCGAAACGGGTATGATTCACATCAACGACCAGCCGATCAACGACGAGCCTCACGTCCCGTTCGGCGGGACGAAGCAGTCGGGGCTGGGCCGGTACAACGCCGAGTCGATCCTCGATGAGCTCACGACGACGAAGTGGATCTCGGTCCAGCGCGAGTCCCGGAACTACCCGTTCTGA
- a CDS encoding RNA 2'-phosphotransferase → MTEPIRICDDHGVFATESEVCPLCDARGTKLLSGDRRRRLSKFMSGALRHFPDDAGLELDERGWTSYDAFVDAVEREYDWATAEHVAAVIAMDPKGRFERTAGDASAGEPDELVRAAFGHSVDISLEPAETPVPDVLYHGTAPENVASILEEGLQPMSRQHVHLSESREEARRVANRHTSDPIILIIDAAGMLADGNRVAKRGTETYTTDRVPPEYIVEAKPDAPTNGDDGRNR, encoded by the coding sequence GTGACGGAGCCAATTCGTATCTGCGACGACCACGGCGTATTCGCGACCGAAAGCGAGGTGTGCCCGCTCTGTGATGCGCGCGGAACGAAGCTCCTCTCGGGCGATCGACGGCGTCGGCTCTCGAAGTTCATGAGCGGCGCGCTCCGGCACTTTCCCGACGACGCCGGACTCGAGCTCGACGAGCGCGGGTGGACGAGTTACGACGCCTTCGTCGATGCCGTCGAGCGAGAGTACGACTGGGCGACCGCCGAACACGTCGCGGCGGTGATCGCGATGGACCCCAAAGGGCGGTTCGAGCGCACCGCCGGGGACGCGTCGGCGGGCGAGCCGGACGAACTCGTCCGGGCCGCGTTCGGCCACTCGGTCGACATTTCGCTCGAGCCGGCGGAGACGCCGGTTCCCGACGTGTTGTACCACGGAACCGCACCGGAGAACGTGGCCTCGATCCTCGAGGAGGGCTTGCAGCCGATGTCCCGCCAGCACGTCCACCTCTCGGAGAGCCGCGAGGAGGCGCGCCGCGTCGCGAACCGTCACACGAGCGACCCGATTATTCTCATCATCGACGCGGCCGGAATGCTCGCGGACGGTAATCGGGTCGCGAAGCGAGGGACCGAGACGTACACGACCGATCGCGTGCCCCCCGAGTACATCGTCGAGGCGAAGCCGGACGCGCCGACGAACGGCGACGACGGCCGTAACCGGTGA
- the nadC gene encoding carboxylating nicotinate-nucleotide diphosphorylase: MITDSQVERWLREDLGHHDVTNRVSGETPGRLVAKERGVAAGLEAASAVFDYLGVEVLETLEAGTRIDPGDDVLRVEGPAREVLRGERVAANLVGHASGIATRTRAAVDAARETRRASNTQAESDRVRIAATRKTTPGLRGLEKRAVVAGGGDTHRLDLSHMVMIKDNHVTEMGLEDAISHFRELTSFATKLEVEVETVADAPRAADAGADIVLLDNMTPGETRDAVELLADSEGALTEASGGITLETVADYAATGVDVISMGSLTHSAPSLDLSFRTGQ; encoded by the coding sequence GTGATTACGGACTCACAGGTCGAACGCTGGCTCCGGGAGGACCTCGGCCACCACGACGTCACCAACCGGGTGTCCGGCGAGACGCCAGGACGACTCGTCGCGAAAGAGCGCGGCGTCGCGGCGGGGCTCGAGGCCGCGAGCGCCGTCTTCGACTACCTCGGCGTGGAGGTCCTCGAGACGCTCGAGGCGGGGACCCGCATCGACCCCGGCGACGACGTTCTCCGCGTCGAAGGGCCCGCACGCGAAGTGCTCCGAGGTGAACGCGTCGCCGCGAACCTGGTCGGACACGCGTCGGGAATCGCGACGCGGACGCGGGCGGCGGTCGACGCGGCACGCGAGACGCGACGCGCCTCGAATACGCAAGCGGAATCGGACCGCGTACGGATCGCCGCGACCAGAAAGACGACGCCCGGCCTGCGCGGCCTCGAGAAGCGCGCCGTCGTCGCCGGCGGGGGCGATACTCACCGGCTCGACCTTTCGCATATGGTGATGATAAAGGACAACCACGTGACCGAGATGGGGCTCGAGGACGCGATTTCGCACTTCCGCGAGCTGACCTCGTTCGCGACGAAACTCGAGGTGGAAGTGGAGACCGTCGCGGACGCTCCGCGAGCGGCCGACGCCGGCGCGGACATCGTCCTGCTCGACAACATGACGCCGGGGGAGACGCGAGACGCCGTCGAGCTGCTCGCCGACTCCGAGGGCGCGCTCACGGAAGCGAGCGGGGGGATCACGCTCGAGACCGTCGCCGACTACGCCGCGACCGGCGTCGACGTGATCTCGATGGGGTCGCTGACGCACTCGGCGCCCTCGCTCGACCTGTCGTTCCGGACGGGCCAGTAG
- a CDS encoding L-aspartate oxidase → MTATHDTADVLVVGSGIAGCSAAFAAAREGADVLLLTKAERPDDASTDWAQGGISTTRGNPEALKADILEASDGTADPDAVDVLVENADAAVEDALLGTLEIEFDGSDDGEFDYTREAAHSERRILHVDAATGTHILRPFLNHVDDHERIEVRQDTAALKLITHEGRVHGVLSDEDSAGHPIFAGATILATGGIGALYGRSTNPADATGDGIAVAVLAGADVADLEYVQFHPTAYDGEDPFLLSEALRGEGAVLRNGDGERFMPDYHPDAELAPRDVVARAVATEREATGEVALDVGPLEFEAEFPNIASTCRDRGIEGDEIPVAPCEHFLCGGIDVDENGRTSLERLYAVGECARTGVHGANRLASTSLLEGLVWGLRAGEDAAETEVEPRVVDTPELRDSDPALPERFAAEKFTRLRRTMDESLGLERDPDEIARTSAVLRRLKGEVDAYVRTRTARDLYELRNACVTALLIARAASENAESRGCHHLVTDDSGIAEPTAED, encoded by the coding sequence GTGACTGCCACTCACGACACGGCGGACGTACTCGTCGTCGGCAGCGGCATCGCGGGTTGTTCGGCCGCGTTCGCAGCAGCGCGCGAAGGCGCCGACGTACTCCTGCTGACGAAAGCCGAACGTCCCGACGACGCGAGCACCGACTGGGCGCAGGGCGGTATCTCGACCACTCGCGGCAACCCCGAGGCGCTGAAAGCGGACATCCTCGAGGCCAGCGACGGCACCGCCGATCCCGACGCCGTCGATGTGCTCGTCGAAAACGCCGACGCGGCCGTCGAGGACGCCCTGCTCGGTACCCTGGAAATCGAGTTCGACGGGAGCGACGACGGCGAGTTCGACTACACGCGCGAGGCGGCCCACTCCGAGCGCCGCATCCTCCACGTCGACGCCGCGACGGGGACGCACATCCTGCGACCGTTTCTCAATCACGTCGACGACCACGAGCGCATCGAGGTCCGACAGGACACCGCCGCGCTCAAGCTGATTACTCACGAGGGCCGCGTTCACGGCGTCCTGAGCGACGAAGATTCCGCGGGCCACCCGATCTTCGCCGGCGCGACGATCCTCGCGACCGGCGGCATCGGCGCCCTCTACGGTCGTTCGACCAACCCCGCCGACGCGACCGGCGACGGCATCGCCGTGGCCGTACTCGCCGGCGCGGACGTCGCGGACCTCGAGTACGTCCAGTTCCACCCGACGGCCTACGACGGCGAGGACCCGTTCCTGCTGTCCGAGGCGCTCCGGGGCGAGGGAGCAGTGTTACGCAACGGCGACGGCGAGCGATTCATGCCCGACTACCACCCGGACGCCGAACTCGCGCCGCGGGACGTCGTCGCCCGCGCGGTCGCAACCGAACGCGAAGCGACCGGCGAGGTCGCGTTGGACGTCGGCCCGCTCGAGTTCGAGGCGGAGTTCCCGAACATCGCCTCGACGTGTCGCGATCGGGGTATCGAGGGCGACGAGATCCCCGTCGCACCCTGCGAGCACTTCCTGTGCGGCGGGATCGACGTCGACGAGAACGGACGGACGTCGCTCGAGCGCCTCTACGCCGTCGGCGAGTGCGCCCGGACGGGCGTCCACGGCGCGAACCGGCTCGCGAGCACGAGCCTGCTCGAGGGGCTCGTCTGGGGGCTTCGCGCGGGCGAAGATGCTGCCGAGACCGAAGTGGAACCACGGGTCGTCGACACTCCCGAACTCCGCGACAGCGATCCCGCCCTGCCCGAGCGCTTCGCCGCCGAGAAGTTCACTCGCCTCCGGCGGACGATGGACGAGTCCCTCGGTCTCGAGCGCGATCCCGACGAGATCGCCCGGACGAGCGCCGTCCTCCGGCGACTCAAGGGCGAGGTCGACGCCTACGTCCGAACGCGGACGGCCCGCGACCTCTACGAGCTCCGGAACGCCTGCGTCACCGCGCTGTTGATCGCGCGGGCGGCGAGCGAGAACGCCGAGTCGCGGGGCTGTCACCACCTCGTGACGGACGACTCGGGGATCGCCGAGCCGACGGCGGAGGACTGA
- the nadA gene encoding quinolinate synthase NadA has protein sequence MAKMQTTDLETDLSLFKYDNLEQLPSEYRELEESERTERIEAALEILGDDVVVLGHNYQRREIVEHADFVGDSYQLSKRAAEADAEYVIFGGVTFMAESADIITDDDQTVILPSMEASCPMAGMAEALQVDSAWAEITAAAPDADIVPITYMNSYADLKAFCASQGGLVCTSSNAHRAFEWGLERGDKVLFLPDKHLGENTAYRLGMEAEIAEWDPWDPEGKDATEVAEKDVILWDGYCQVHERFREDHIEQIREDHPDANVVVHPECRREVVEAADVVGSTATICETVENAERGETWAIGTEIHLTEHLQRWHPEVTVLPLCGDACMDCNAMRQIDPNYLTWVLEELVAGRERNVIEVAPEEKELANVALDRMLEV, from the coding sequence ATGGCAAAGATGCAAACCACAGATCTGGAAACCGACCTGAGTCTGTTCAAGTACGACAATCTTGAACAACTACCGTCCGAATACCGTGAACTCGAAGAATCCGAGCGAACGGAGCGAATCGAGGCTGCGCTCGAAATCCTCGGCGACGACGTCGTCGTCCTCGGACACAACTACCAGCGACGCGAGATCGTCGAACACGCCGACTTCGTCGGGGACTCCTATCAGCTCTCGAAGCGGGCCGCCGAGGCCGACGCCGAGTACGTGATCTTCGGCGGCGTGACGTTCATGGCCGAGAGCGCGGACATCATCACGGACGACGACCAGACCGTCATCCTGCCGAGCATGGAGGCCTCCTGCCCGATGGCCGGGATGGCCGAGGCGCTGCAGGTCGACAGCGCGTGGGCGGAGATCACCGCGGCCGCGCCCGACGCCGACATCGTGCCGATCACCTACATGAACTCCTACGCCGACCTGAAGGCCTTCTGTGCGAGCCAGGGCGGACTCGTCTGCACCTCGTCGAACGCCCACCGGGCCTTCGAGTGGGGCCTCGAGCGCGGGGATAAGGTCCTCTTTCTCCCGGACAAGCACCTCGGCGAGAACACCGCCTACAGACTGGGAATGGAAGCCGAGATCGCCGAGTGGGATCCCTGGGATCCGGAAGGGAAAGACGCGACGGAGGTCGCCGAGAAGGACGTTATTCTCTGGGACGGCTACTGCCAGGTCCACGAGCGCTTCCGCGAAGATCACATCGAACAAATCCGCGAGGACCATCCCGACGCGAACGTTGTCGTTCACCCCGAGTGTCGCCGCGAGGTCGTCGAGGCCGCCGACGTCGTCGGTTCGACGGCGACGATCTGCGAGACCGTCGAAAACGCCGAACGCGGCGAAACGTGGGCGATCGGAACCGAGATCCACCTGACGGAGCATCTGCAACGGTGGCACCCCGAAGTGACCGTCCTCCCGCTGTGCGGCGACGCCTGCATGGACTGCAACGCGATGCGCCAGATCGATCCCAACTACCTGACGTGGGTGCTCGAGGAACTCGTCGCGGGCCGCGAACGCAACGTGATCGAGGTCGCGCCCGAGGAGAAGGAACTCGCGAACGTCGCGCTCGATCGCATGCTCGAGGTGTAG
- the gfo6 gene encoding D-xylose 1-dehydrogenase Gfo6, protein MALEDAFADYTRRDWERKSIDGAVRIAVVGIGGFARNRALPAIANGDYCETTVLVTSGPDRAKSLAEEFGVHHVVDYETFVAGKHADAYDAVYVATPNATHSEYAVAAAEHGKHVICEKPLETTIERAREIVGACADADLTLMTAYRLQVEPTVRRTRELIEGDVLGEIVQVHGGFSNPLLEYAGPGNWRLDPALAGGGALIDLGIYPLNTIRYLLDCAPTSVYASTHSSGEPFDAVDEHVAFQLEFPTGATASCTASFDAHASSRLDLIGTGGMISIASPFGGVVPHEMVIESGDLRMEYTGPPVDEVREEFDYFGYCVLTGTDPEPDGEDGLADLRAIEAAYESADSGRRVVL, encoded by the coding sequence ATGGCACTCGAGGACGCGTTCGCGGACTACACGCGCCGCGACTGGGAACGCAAATCGATCGACGGGGCGGTCCGGATCGCAGTCGTCGGTATCGGCGGCTTCGCGCGCAACCGCGCCCTGCCGGCGATCGCGAACGGGGATTACTGCGAGACGACGGTCCTGGTGACGAGCGGGCCCGACCGCGCGAAGTCGCTCGCCGAGGAGTTCGGCGTCCATCACGTCGTCGACTACGAAACGTTCGTCGCGGGAAAACACGCCGACGCGTACGACGCGGTCTACGTCGCGACGCCGAACGCCACCCACAGCGAGTACGCTGTCGCCGCGGCCGAGCACGGCAAGCACGTCATCTGCGAGAAACCGCTCGAGACGACGATCGAGCGCGCTCGCGAGATCGTCGGCGCCTGTGCGGACGCCGACCTGACGCTGATGACGGCGTACCGGCTGCAGGTCGAGCCGACGGTCCGTCGCACCCGGGAACTCATCGAGGGCGACGTCCTCGGCGAGATCGTCCAGGTCCACGGGGGGTTTTCGAACCCGTTGCTCGAGTACGCGGGACCCGGCAACTGGCGGCTCGATCCCGCCCTCGCCGGCGGCGGCGCGCTCATCGATCTCGGCATCTACCCGCTGAACACGATCAGGTATCTGCTCGACTGCGCCCCGACGAGCGTCTACGCGTCGACACACTCGAGCGGCGAGCCGTTCGACGCGGTCGACGAACACGTCGCGTTCCAGCTTGAGTTCCCGACCGGCGCGACGGCCTCGTGTACGGCGAGCTTCGACGCCCACGCCAGCAGCCGGCTCGACCTGATCGGTACCGGCGGGATGATCTCGATCGCGTCGCCGTTCGGCGGCGTGGTTCCGCACGAGATGGTCATCGAGAGCGGCGACCTCCGCATGGAGTACACCGGGCCGCCGGTCGACGAGGTCCGCGAGGAGTTCGACTACTTCGGCTACTGCGTGCTCACGGGGACGGATCCGGAGCCCGACGGCGAGGACGGGCTCGCCGACCTCCGCGCGATCGAGGCGGCCTACGAGTCCGCCGATTCCGGACGACGGGTGGTGCTGTAG
- a CDS encoding LLM class flavin-dependent oxidoreductase yields the protein MDVGLIATGLGDDDQADVAVRAEELGYDAVWIGELWGESGVVRATEIAARTDKIGLGTAILNVYSRSPAVLASTAASLQRVSDGRFALGLGTSTPKAIEDLHGMAFDRPVRRAHETIEIVRAFTAGDGPVAYDGELLEVADFPSLDAPTPIYHAGLGRANRRVVGRLCDGWIPHNIPFSRLEEAFEDVAAAARERDRDPDEITVAPYVPSAVGEDPEEARDVLRRHVAYYVGSGEGYRRAVGTRFPDEADRVAEAWRDGDRTAAASAVTDEMVADLGVAGAPEEAREQLERLVAETNVDHPIVVVPDPASSEIAELTIDALAPATP from the coding sequence ATGGACGTTGGACTCATCGCGACGGGACTCGGCGACGACGATCAGGCGGACGTCGCCGTGCGCGCGGAAGAACTGGGCTACGACGCGGTCTGGATCGGCGAACTCTGGGGCGAGAGCGGCGTCGTTCGGGCGACCGAGATCGCCGCGAGAACGGACAAAATCGGCCTCGGAACGGCGATCCTGAACGTCTACTCGCGCTCGCCGGCCGTGCTCGCGTCGACGGCGGCCTCGCTCCAGCGCGTCTCGGACGGGCGGTTCGCGCTCGGTCTCGGGACGAGCACGCCGAAAGCGATCGAAGACCTTCACGGAATGGCGTTCGACCGGCCCGTGCGGCGCGCCCACGAGACGATCGAGATCGTGAGGGCGTTCACCGCCGGCGACGGCCCCGTCGCGTACGATGGCGAACTGCTCGAGGTGGCCGACTTCCCGTCGCTCGACGCGCCGACGCCGATCTACCACGCCGGACTCGGCCGGGCGAACCGCCGGGTCGTCGGGCGGCTCTGCGACGGCTGGATCCCCCACAACATCCCGTTTTCGCGCCTCGAGGAGGCCTTCGAGGACGTCGCCGCGGCGGCGCGAGAGCGGGACCGCGACCCGGACGAGATCACCGTCGCCCCGTACGTGCCCTCGGCCGTCGGCGAGGATCCCGAGGAGGCGCGCGACGTCCTTCGTCGACACGTCGCCTACTACGTCGGCAGCGGCGAGGGGTACCGCCGGGCGGTCGGCACGCGCTTCCCCGACGAAGCCGACCGAGTCGCCGAGGCGTGGCGAGACGGCGACCGGACGGCGGCGGCGAGCGCGGTCACCGACGAGATGGTCGCCGACCTGGGCGTTGCGGGCGCGCCCGAGGAGGCGCGCGAGCAACTCGAGCGACTCGTCGCCGAAACGAACGTCGATCACCCGATCGTCGTGGTCCCGGACCCGGCCTCGAGCGAGATCGCGGAACTGACGATCGACGCGCTCGCTCCCGCGACGCCGTAG